The following proteins are co-located in the Carassius gibelio isolate Cgi1373 ecotype wild population from Czech Republic chromosome A9, carGib1.2-hapl.c, whole genome shotgun sequence genome:
- the LOC128019799 gene encoding ribosyldihydronicotinamide dehydrogenase [quinone], producing MTSKTVLIVYAHQSAGSFNAAVKDAAVDELKKQGCRVIVSDLYDMNFKTTATEDDITGAVKNPNHFCYGNETMLAWQEGRLASDIVDEHKKLKEADLVIFQFPMYWFSVPAIMKGWMDRVLTLGFAYTLEKCYSEGIFRDKKAMLSFTTGSHETMFSSNGINGDMNVTLWPIQNGVLNYCGFQVLAPQIFWAPTHLSPEAREGLLESWRTRLQGLLNEAPLTFPPADIFDKGKGFQLKPEVREKQADSPFGLTVGQHLEKPLPPQSQMKAGV from the exons ATGA CTTCAAAGACTGTGTTGATCGTGTACGCGCACCAGAGCGCCGGATCTTTCAATGCGGCTGTTAAGGACGCTGCTGTGGACGAGCTGAAGAAACAGGGCTGCCGCGTGATTGTGTCTGACCTGTATGACATGAATTTCAAGACCACGGCAACAGAGGATGATATTACTG GAGCGGTGAAGAACCCAAATCATTTCTGTTATGGAAATGAGACCATGTTGGCCTGGCAGGAGGGGCGACTAGCTTCTGATATCGTAGACGAGCACAAGAAACTAAAAGAAGCAGATCTTGTTATTTTTCAG TTTCCCATGTATTGGTTCTCTGTTCCTGCCATCATGAAAGGCTGGATGGACCGGGTTCTTACGCTTGGTTTTGCATACACCTTGGAAAAGTGCTACAGTGAGGGCATATTCAGG GATAAGAAAGCCATGTTGTCCTTCACCACTGGTTCCCATGAGACCATGTTCAGCTCCAATGGGATTAATGGAGACATGAATGTCACATTGTGGCCAATTCAA aatggGGTCCTCAACTATTGTGGCTTCCAGGTCCTTGCTCCACAGATCTTCTGGGCACCCACACATCTCTCTCCTGAGGCTCGCGAAGGCCTGTTGGAAAGTTGGCGTACTCGTCTTCAAGGTCTCCTTAATGAGGCACCTCTCACATTCCCACCTGCAGACATCTTTGACAAGGGGAAAGGCTTTCAACTGAAGCCTGAAGTCCGGGAGAAGCAGGCTGATTCCCCTTTTGGTCTCACTGTGGGCCAACACTTGGAGAAACCGCTGCCACCCCAAAGTCAGATGAAAGCTGGGGTTTGA